One window from the genome of Streptomyces sp. NBC_00708 encodes:
- a CDS encoding diiron oxygenase, which produces MASSTVRPEDQDRAAEQDVARRLLDSSAKLSYDPATEVDWDTPLDTDHHGASPEWSTLYATAYWGELTEAQRKALTRQEAASVASTGIWFEMILQQMVLRDMYAKDPTDPRFQWALTEVADECRHSIMFARGAAKLGAPAYRPRRPVVELGRAFKTLAFGEAAYAAILVAEEVLDVMQRDWMRDERVAPFVRTINNIHVVEESRHMKFARDETRKRLRGAGPVRRHLNALVVAIASYYIVTSMVNRDVYANAGLDAARARAEAKTNEHHKSLMRSSCSGLMEFLASARLLTKPALFFYKRADLI; this is translated from the coding sequence ATGGCAAGCAGCACCGTTCGGCCGGAGGACCAGGACCGGGCCGCCGAGCAGGACGTCGCCCGGCGCCTGCTCGATTCGTCCGCGAAGCTCTCGTACGACCCGGCCACCGAAGTGGACTGGGACACCCCCCTGGACACGGATCACCACGGGGCGAGCCCGGAGTGGAGCACGCTCTACGCCACCGCGTACTGGGGCGAGTTGACGGAGGCTCAGCGCAAGGCGCTGACCCGCCAGGAGGCCGCGTCCGTCGCCAGCACCGGCATCTGGTTCGAGATGATCCTCCAGCAGATGGTGCTGCGGGACATGTACGCCAAGGACCCGACCGACCCGCGCTTCCAGTGGGCCCTGACCGAGGTCGCCGACGAGTGCCGGCACTCGATCATGTTCGCCCGGGGCGCGGCGAAGCTCGGCGCTCCGGCGTACCGGCCGCGCCGCCCGGTGGTCGAACTGGGCCGCGCCTTCAAGACCCTTGCCTTCGGCGAGGCGGCGTACGCGGCGATCCTCGTGGCGGAGGAGGTGCTCGACGTGATGCAGCGCGACTGGATGCGCGACGAGCGCGTCGCGCCGTTCGTCCGCACGATCAACAACATCCATGTGGTGGAGGAGTCGCGCCACATGAAGTTCGCCCGCGACGAGACCCGCAAGCGCCTGCGCGGCGCGGGTCCGGTGCGCCGTCATCTCAACGCGCTCGTCGTCGCCATCGCCTCGTACTACATCGTCACCAGCATGGTGAACCGCGACGTCTACGCGAACGCCGGCCTGGACGCCGCGCGGGCGCGGGCCGAGGCGAAGACCAACGAGCACCACAAGTCCCTGATGCGGTCGAGCTGTTCGGGGCTGATGGAATTCCTGGCCTCGGCCCGTCTGCTGACGAAGCCGGCCCTGTTCTTCTACAAGCGCGCCGACCTGATCTGA
- a CDS encoding DUF6480 family protein, which produces MTPSQTPDPDPDPHETPGRARGGGVPPGETPPPESGLSGTGPRDTTYNPPKGWAKAPMALIIGVTLLIAAFFLVYAIILLL; this is translated from the coding sequence ATGACTCCTTCGCAGACCCCGGACCCCGACCCGGACCCCCACGAGACCCCGGGCCGGGCGCGCGGCGGCGGAGTGCCGCCCGGTGAGACCCCGCCCCCCGAGAGCGGCTTGTCGGGGACGGGCCCCCGGGACACCACGTACAACCCGCCGAAGGGCTGGGCGAAGGCGCCGATGGCACTGATCATCGGCGTGACGCTGCTCATCGCGGCGTTCTTCCTGGTCTACGCGATCATCCTGCTGCTCTGA
- a CDS encoding glycoside hydrolase family 15 protein codes for MRRLPRIEQYGLIGDTQTSAHVCDDGSVDWLCLPRFDSSAVFARIVGEQRHGSWQIAPAAHADTGGGGLVAERRYRGDSLVLESVWRTSAGSVRVTDFMPPRQGEPQVIRIVEGLTGEVRMLSAMRPRPGYGRVHPWIHEVGGRMVAVAGADALWLDSGARQVEKDGVIVSAFTVAAGQTRAFVLTWCPSHAPAPAVPDPAVALDATLAFWADWTRQCVYDGPYREAVVRSLITLKAMTYAPSGGMVAAPTTSLPEEIGGGRNWDYRFTWLRDAATTLAALLGTGYLEEAQAWRRWLLRAVAGDPENLQIMYGITAERDLRERELPWLPGYEGSAPVRVGNGAAEQLQLDVYGEVIETLYLAHRSGAAHCADTAVLHRRLVEHLAQRWQEPDEGIWEIRGARRHFVHSKVMAWVAVDRTIRLVEAGALDMDPVALTELREAIHREVCARGFDPVRNTFTQSYGSRELDAATLLIPSVGFLPADDPRVIGTVDAVRRELASPDGLVSRYPTSGEDAGVDGLAGDEGAFLLCSFWLVDALALTGRVDEATALFEHVLTLRSELGLLAEEYDPVRGRQLGNFPQAFSHMGLIQSARLLAHLAARPAPPGASSRSLRPAWAGPVNAGPGGGAQPMPSTMRKSRSTPSERAASASW; via the coding sequence ATGAGGCGTCTTCCACGCATCGAGCAGTACGGCTTGATCGGTGACACGCAGACCAGTGCGCATGTCTGTGACGACGGGTCGGTGGACTGGCTCTGTCTGCCCCGCTTCGATTCGTCGGCCGTCTTCGCCCGCATCGTCGGTGAACAGCGCCACGGGAGCTGGCAGATCGCCCCCGCCGCTCACGCGGACACGGGCGGCGGTGGGCTGGTCGCCGAGCGCCGGTACCGGGGCGACTCCCTGGTGCTGGAGTCGGTGTGGCGGACGTCGGCCGGATCGGTGCGTGTCACGGACTTCATGCCGCCGCGCCAGGGCGAGCCGCAGGTGATCCGGATCGTCGAGGGCCTGACCGGTGAGGTGAGGATGCTCTCGGCCATGCGTCCGCGCCCCGGCTACGGCCGGGTCCATCCATGGATCCACGAGGTCGGCGGGCGCATGGTCGCGGTGGCCGGCGCGGACGCGCTGTGGCTCGACAGCGGTGCCCGGCAGGTGGAGAAGGACGGCGTGATCGTCAGTGCCTTCACCGTCGCCGCCGGACAGACCCGGGCGTTCGTACTGACCTGGTGCCCGTCCCACGCTCCCGCGCCGGCCGTTCCGGATCCGGCGGTCGCGCTCGACGCGACGCTCGCCTTCTGGGCGGACTGGACGCGGCAATGCGTCTACGACGGGCCCTACCGCGAGGCCGTGGTCCGGTCGTTGATCACGTTGAAGGCGATGACGTACGCGCCCAGCGGGGGGATGGTCGCGGCGCCCACGACATCGTTGCCGGAGGAGATCGGCGGCGGCCGGAACTGGGACTACCGCTTCACCTGGCTGCGGGACGCCGCGACGACGCTGGCCGCGCTGCTGGGCACCGGATACCTGGAGGAGGCGCAGGCGTGGCGTCGGTGGCTGCTGCGTGCCGTGGCCGGTGACCCGGAGAACCTGCAGATCATGTACGGGATCACCGCGGAGCGCGATCTGCGGGAGCGGGAGCTGCCGTGGCTGCCCGGGTACGAGGGCTCCGCCCCCGTCAGGGTCGGAAACGGTGCCGCGGAACAGCTCCAGCTCGATGTGTACGGGGAGGTGATCGAGACCCTGTACCTCGCGCACCGGAGCGGTGCCGCCCACTGCGCCGACACCGCGGTGCTGCACCGGCGTCTCGTCGAGCACCTGGCGCAGCGGTGGCAGGAGCCCGACGAGGGCATCTGGGAGATACGCGGGGCGCGCCGGCACTTCGTGCACTCCAAGGTGATGGCCTGGGTGGCGGTGGACCGCACCATCCGCCTGGTCGAGGCGGGTGCGCTCGACATGGACCCGGTCGCCCTGACCGAACTGCGGGAGGCGATCCATCGCGAGGTGTGCGCGAGGGGGTTCGACCCGGTGCGCAACACGTTCACCCAGTCCTACGGGTCCCGGGAGCTGGACGCGGCCACCCTGCTGATCCCGAGCGTCGGCTTCCTGCCCGCCGACGACCCCCGCGTCATCGGCACCGTGGACGCGGTACGCCGGGAACTCGCGTCCCCGGACGGTCTCGTGTCCCGGTACCCGACCTCGGGTGAGGACGCCGGGGTGGACGGGCTGGCCGGTGACGAGGGGGCCTTCCTCCTGTGTTCCTTCTGGCTCGTCGACGCGCTGGCGCTGACCGGCCGCGTCGACGAAGCGACCGCCCTCTTCGAGCACGTGCTGACGCTGCGCAGTGAACTCGGTCTCCTGGCCGAGGAGTACGACCCCGTCCGGGGGCGCCAGCTCGGCAACTTCCCGCAGGCCTTCAGCCACATGGGGCTGATCCAGTCCGCCCGGCTCCTGGCGCACCTGGCGGCGCGGCCCGCGCCGCCGGGTGCGTCCTCACGCTCCCTGCGCCCCGCATGGGCCGGCCCGGTGAACGCCGGCCCCGGCGGGGGCGCTCAGCCGATGCCCTCGACGATGCGGAAGTCGCGCTCGACGCCGTCGGAGAGGGCGGCCAGCGCCTCCTGGTAG
- a CDS encoding DUF3618 domain-containing protein gives MSDTHRTDDENPTPEDLRRQVEHTRDELGMTVEALAAKADVKAQAKERTAAVKQQTAEKAALATGQVRDKAAQVAQKLKEHTPDPVLEKTAQAAAQVRESAAKAGQYAADKAPEPLRGTAGQAATAARAHRIPLLAAGALIAAVLLIRRSRSHRR, from the coding sequence ATGAGCGACACCCACCGGACGGACGACGAGAACCCCACACCCGAGGATCTGCGCAGGCAGGTCGAGCACACCCGTGACGAGCTCGGGATGACCGTCGAGGCGCTGGCCGCCAAGGCCGACGTCAAGGCGCAGGCGAAGGAGAGGACGGCCGCTGTGAAGCAGCAGACCGCGGAGAAGGCCGCTCTGGCCACAGGCCAGGTGCGCGACAAGGCGGCCCAGGTCGCCCAGAAGCTGAAGGAACACACGCCCGACCCCGTGCTGGAGAAGACGGCCCAGGCCGCCGCCCAGGTACGCGAGAGCGCGGCGAAGGCCGGACAGTACGCGGCGGACAAGGCGCCCGAACCGCTGCGCGGGACGGCCGGCCAGGCCGCCACCGCGGCGCGCGCCCACCGCATCCCGCTGCTCGCGGCCGGCGCACTGATCGCCGCCGTCCTGCTGATCCGCCGCAGCCGGAGCCACCGCCGGTGA
- a CDS encoding Tat pathway signal protein, with the protein MARERNEALAALLREAGWSQSQAAAGVARVAAESGARELEAVSRSHIAMWIQGTRPGGRAPHILAETLSRRLGRRLTLAGLGLEDRPTGAADNRSDWSSDSLTVLAELGSDDLDMHRRKLLATTAYSAAGLALPAASWWSAAPAAAASRPATSSRQVTRADIDDLRRLTAFYSARDQQRGGASGRSALAGHLRDEGVPLLGSTFRTEQHRRDTYSAVAEMTYLAGWMAFDASEHRTAQRYLTAAARIAAEAGDGPLGGHILRALAHQAVDLGHPRRALDLADASMSRTHYAQAGSREKALLAIVHARALAADGDRRGTLAAISRAERDLARSDAEEAPGRVGFFQEASLAHETACALRDLGDSKDAESHFRRSVATRRRQQYARTHSVTLGYLGAVQVRQGHLDEACATWEQALAAMAGIQSGRARDVIVRMQSDLSPVRRRGGRRVAELDRRATELLRVIG; encoded by the coding sequence ATGGCCCGTGAGCGAAACGAAGCCCTTGCCGCACTTCTGCGCGAAGCGGGCTGGTCCCAGTCCCAAGCAGCCGCCGGAGTCGCCCGCGTCGCCGCGGAGAGCGGAGCGCGCGAACTGGAGGCCGTCTCCCGCTCCCACATCGCAATGTGGATCCAGGGCACGAGACCCGGCGGGCGGGCACCTCATATCCTGGCCGAGACGCTGTCCCGCAGGCTCGGCCGCCGCCTCACCCTCGCCGGCCTCGGACTGGAGGACCGGCCGACGGGCGCGGCTGACAACCGTTCCGACTGGAGTTCCGACTCTCTGACCGTGCTGGCCGAGCTGGGAAGCGACGACCTGGACATGCACCGACGCAAACTGCTGGCGACCACCGCCTATTCGGCCGCCGGGCTCGCGCTGCCCGCCGCCTCGTGGTGGTCAGCCGCTCCGGCCGCGGCGGCTTCCCGCCCGGCGACCTCGTCCCGGCAGGTGACCCGGGCCGACATCGACGACTTACGCAGGCTGACCGCCTTCTACTCCGCGCGGGACCAGCAGCGCGGTGGGGCCTCGGGCCGCTCCGCCCTGGCCGGCCACCTCCGCGACGAGGGCGTCCCCCTTCTGGGCAGCACCTTCCGGACCGAACAGCACCGCCGCGACACGTACTCCGCCGTGGCGGAGATGACCTACCTCGCCGGATGGATGGCGTTCGACGCCTCCGAACACCGCACGGCCCAGCGCTATCTGACCGCAGCCGCGCGCATCGCGGCCGAGGCCGGCGACGGACCCCTGGGCGGCCACATCCTGCGCGCCCTCGCCCACCAGGCGGTCGACCTCGGGCACCCCCGCAGAGCCCTCGACCTGGCCGACGCCTCGATGTCGCGCACGCACTACGCCCAGGCCGGCTCCCGGGAGAAGGCCCTCCTCGCCATCGTGCACGCCCGCGCCCTGGCCGCCGACGGCGACCGCCGGGGCACCCTCGCGGCCATCAGCCGCGCGGAGAGGGACCTCGCACGCTCCGATGCCGAGGAGGCCCCCGGCCGCGTCGGCTTCTTCCAGGAAGCGTCGCTCGCTCACGAAACCGCCTGCGCGTTGCGGGACCTGGGCGACTCCAAGGACGCCGAGTCCCACTTCAGGCGCAGCGTCGCCACCCGCCGGCGGCAGCAGTACGCCCGTACCCACAGCGTGACTCTCGGGTATCTCGGAGCCGTCCAAGTCCGCCAAGGACACCTCGACGAGGCCTGCGCCACATGGGAACAAGCCCTCGCCGCCATGGCCGGTATCCAGTCCGGCCGCGCCCGTGACGTCATCGTCCGCATGCAGAGCGACCTCTCCCCGGTACGACGACGCGGTGGCCGCCGCGTGGCCGAACTCGACCGCCGTGCGACGGAATTGCTGCGCGTCATAGGGTGA
- a CDS encoding DUF3592 domain-containing protein, with translation MVIAAVYFVIATAAAVSLARSLDRQMEGPRLRAAWAGRTAEARCTGVRAEETQDADGIPVTVSHATLEFRTEAGRTVAFEERRRQLDVAEGDLVTVYYAEGAPGDATAQAPAFGTRRARELVAGLGCAFALVTAVVLAGML, from the coding sequence ATGGTCATCGCCGCCGTCTACTTCGTCATCGCCACGGCCGCGGCCGTGAGCCTCGCGCGGAGCCTCGACCGGCAGATGGAGGGCCCCCGGCTGCGGGCCGCGTGGGCCGGTCGCACCGCCGAGGCGCGATGCACGGGCGTCCGCGCGGAGGAGACGCAGGACGCCGACGGGATCCCCGTCACCGTGTCGCACGCCACCCTGGAGTTCCGTACGGAGGCCGGCCGGACCGTCGCCTTCGAGGAGCGCCGGCGTCAACTGGACGTGGCGGAGGGCGATCTCGTGACCGTGTACTACGCGGAGGGTGCCCCCGGGGACGCGACCGCGCAGGCCCCGGCCTTCGGGACCCGGCGCGCCAGGGAGCTGGTGGCCGGGCTGGGGTGTGCCTTCGCGCTGGTGACGGCGGTAGTCCTCGCCGGGATGCTCTGA
- a CDS encoding pectate lyase produces the protein MRRPVALRLSAALSTMALAAATGAVLTMPEASAAVAGGATGFASQNGGTTGGAGGQTVRATTGTQIHQALCGRASSSTPITIEVEGTINHANTAKVSGDSCNTAAGVIELKQISNVTLVGVGSGAVFDQLGIHIRQSSNIIIQNVTVKNVKKSGSPTSNGGDAIGMESDVRNVWVDHATLEASGGEDDGFDGLFDMKDNTQYVTLSYSTLRNSGRGGLIGSSETQLDNGYVTFHHNLYENVDSRTPLLRGGVAHIYNNYYVKLNKSGINSRAGAHAKVDNNYFKDSKDVLGTFYTDTTGYWQVSGNTFDNVTWSSPGTENHPAGPDPKSNTTVSIPYAYTLDAASCVPSLVTSTAGAGKGLKVSDGDCSTTTPTPDPTDPTPDPTDPTDPTTPGGTNLSLGAGADGSSKASGTSYGNVRDGDLGTYWSPAGSTGSVSVKWPSATSVSAVTIREAAGAQGVIGSWRLLNADTGAVLRTGSGAGSVTVPATSLRKLTFEITGASGTPKVAEFETYAG, from the coding sequence ATGAGGCGACCAGTCGCACTGCGACTCTCCGCGGCACTGTCCACGATGGCCCTGGCGGCCGCGACCGGGGCGGTCCTGACGATGCCCGAGGCCTCGGCCGCGGTGGCGGGCGGCGCCACCGGCTTCGCGAGCCAGAACGGCGGAACCACCGGCGGCGCGGGCGGGCAGACCGTACGGGCCACCACCGGGACCCAGATCCACCAGGCCCTGTGCGGCCGGGCCAGCAGCAGCACCCCGATCACCATCGAGGTCGAGGGCACCATCAACCACGCCAACACCGCCAAGGTGTCCGGCGACAGCTGCAACACGGCGGCCGGTGTCATCGAGCTCAAGCAGATCAGCAACGTCACGCTCGTCGGCGTCGGCAGCGGGGCCGTCTTCGATCAACTGGGCATCCACATCCGCCAGTCCAGCAACATCATCATCCAGAACGTGACGGTCAAGAACGTCAAGAAGTCCGGTTCGCCCACCTCCAACGGCGGCGACGCCATCGGCATGGAGAGCGACGTCCGCAACGTCTGGGTCGACCACGCCACCCTGGAGGCGTCCGGCGGTGAGGACGACGGGTTCGACGGCCTCTTCGACATGAAGGACAACACCCAGTACGTGACGCTGTCCTACAGCACCCTGCGCAACTCCGGCCGGGGCGGCCTCATCGGCTCCAGCGAGACCCAGCTCGACAACGGCTACGTCACGTTCCACCACAACCTGTACGAGAACGTCGACTCCCGTACGCCCCTGCTGCGCGGCGGCGTCGCCCACATCTACAACAACTACTACGTGAAGCTGAACAAGTCCGGGATCAACTCCCGCGCCGGCGCCCACGCCAAGGTGGACAACAACTACTTCAAGGACTCCAAGGACGTCCTCGGCACCTTCTACACGGACACCACCGGCTACTGGCAGGTGAGCGGCAACACCTTCGACAACGTCACCTGGTCCTCACCCGGCACCGAGAACCACCCGGCCGGACCCGACCCGAAGTCCAACACCACCGTCAGCATCCCCTACGCGTACACCCTCGACGCCGCCTCCTGCGTGCCCTCCCTCGTGACCAGCACGGCCGGCGCCGGCAAGGGGCTGAAGGTCTCCGACGGCGACTGCTCCACCACCACACCGACCCCCGACCCGACCGACCCCACGCCGGACCCGACCGACCCCACCGACCCGACCACGCCCGGCGGCACCAACCTCAGCCTCGGCGCCGGCGCCGACGGCTCCAGCAAGGCGAGCGGAACCAGCTACGGCAACGTGCGCGACGGCGACCTCGGCACCTACTGGTCCCCGGCCGGCTCGACCGGCTCCGTCTCCGTCAAGTGGCCCTCCGCCACCAGCGTCTCCGCCGTCACCATCCGCGAGGCCGCGGGCGCCCAGGGCGTGATCGGCTCCTGGCGGCTGCTGAACGCCGACACCGGAGCGGTCCTCAGGACCGGCAGCGGGGCGGGCAGCGTCACCGTCCCGGCCACCTCCCTGCGCAAGCTCACCTTCGAGATCACCGGCGCCAGTGGTACGCCGAAGGTCGCGGAGTTCGAGACGTACGCCGGATAG
- a CDS encoding SAM-dependent methyltransferase — protein MATYEVQPVATVVGGHTRVRDDYQGGVRAVIRLNETYPLETLQGIEEFSHLAVTWTFHLARPDDVQLHARSPRGNPQWPATGTFVHRNHRRPNQLAISYPRLLGVEGRDLLVTDLDAVDGTPVLDLAPYFREMAPRGPVRQPAWPGEMLADYWLNAADRPVS, from the coding sequence ATGGCAACCTACGAAGTGCAACCGGTCGCTACGGTCGTGGGCGGCCACACCCGGGTCCGGGACGACTACCAGGGCGGGGTCCGGGCGGTCATCCGGCTCAACGAGACCTACCCCCTCGAAACCCTCCAGGGCATCGAGGAGTTCTCCCACCTGGCGGTGACCTGGACCTTTCACCTGGCCCGGCCGGACGATGTCCAGCTCCACGCGCGCAGCCCGCGGGGCAACCCGCAGTGGCCGGCGACCGGCACCTTCGTCCACCGCAATCACCGCAGGCCCAACCAGTTGGCCATCAGCTACCCGAGGCTGCTCGGCGTGGAAGGCCGCGACCTCCTGGTGACGGACCTCGACGCCGTCGACGGGACGCCGGTCCTGGACCTGGCCCCGTACTTCCGGGAGATGGCACCGCGCGGACCCGTGCGCCAGCCGGCCTGGCCGGGCGAGATGCTCGCCGACTACTGGCTCAACGCCGCTGACCGACCCGTGAGCTGA
- a CDS encoding DoxX family membrane protein, with the protein MGCVNRHDLGLLVLRAGTGAVLAAHGAQKLFGWFGGGGVEGTTAAMEAMGFHPPKHSAVAAGLGEAGGGVLLALGLATPAAGAAAAGAMAGAVAVHAPAGFFAQGGGYEYPAFLGFTAAAIGLTGPGRYSVDHATGHAFNQPWMVVLAFAGSAAAAAAVVGKRSRARMPEPEEF; encoded by the coding sequence ATGGGCTGTGTCAACCGTCACGATCTCGGTCTGCTCGTCCTGCGCGCCGGCACCGGCGCGGTGCTCGCCGCGCACGGCGCCCAGAAGCTCTTCGGCTGGTTCGGCGGCGGGGGAGTCGAGGGGACCACCGCCGCCATGGAGGCGATGGGCTTCCATCCGCCGAAGCACAGCGCGGTCGCCGCCGGGCTCGGTGAGGCGGGCGGCGGCGTGCTGCTCGCCCTGGGCCTGGCCACGCCGGCCGCCGGTGCGGCGGCTGCCGGTGCGATGGCGGGCGCGGTGGCCGTCCACGCACCCGCGGGCTTCTTCGCGCAGGGCGGCGGCTACGAGTACCCGGCCTTCCTCGGCTTCACCGCCGCCGCGATCGGCCTGACCGGCCCGGGGCGCTACTCGGTCGACCATGCCACCGGCCACGCGTTCAACCAGCCCTGGATGGTCGTGCTCGCCTTCGCCGGCAGCGCGGCGGCTGCGGCCGCCGTGGTCGGCAAGCGGTCCCGGGCGCGGATGCCGGAGCCGGAGGAGTTCTGA
- a CDS encoding DUF4235 domain-containing protein, which produces MNAAKIAYKPVGLVLGAAGGMLAGLAFKQVWKVIEGEGDAPDAMDEDRRWREILLAAAVQGAIFAVVKAAIERSGAVTARRLTGTWPG; this is translated from the coding sequence GTGAACGCGGCCAAGATCGCGTACAAGCCGGTCGGGCTCGTGCTCGGCGCCGCGGGCGGCATGCTCGCCGGCCTGGCCTTCAAGCAGGTGTGGAAGGTCATCGAGGGCGAGGGCGACGCCCCCGACGCCATGGACGAGGACCGCCGCTGGAGGGAGATCCTGCTGGCGGCGGCCGTCCAGGGCGCGATCTTCGCCGTGGTCAAGGCGGCGATAGAGCGTTCGGGCGCCGTGACCGCCCGCCGTCTGACGGGCACCTGGCCGGGCTGA
- a CDS encoding DUF1330 domain-containing protein, whose amino-acid sequence MPKGYWVSVYRTISDPEKLAAYNKLAAPAVKAGGGRVLVRGGRVAAHDAGIAERTVLIEFDSFEQAVAARESTAYQEALAALSDGVERDFRIVEGIG is encoded by the coding sequence ATGCCCAAGGGCTACTGGGTCAGCGTCTACCGCACCATTTCCGACCCCGAGAAGCTGGCGGCCTACAACAAGCTGGCCGCTCCGGCCGTCAAGGCCGGGGGCGGCCGGGTCCTCGTCCGTGGCGGCCGGGTCGCGGCGCACGACGCCGGGATCGCCGAGCGCACGGTCCTGATCGAGTTCGACAGCTTCGAGCAAGCGGTCGCGGCGCGCGAAAGTACGGCCTACCAGGAGGCGCTGGCCGCCCTCTCCGACGGCGTCGAGCGCGACTTCCGCATCGTCGAGGGCATCGGCTGA
- a CDS encoding FAD-dependent oxidoreductase, with translation MTYAITQTCCSDATCVAVCPVNCIHPTPEERDFGRTEMLYVDPQTCIDCGACADACPVDAIFPVDSLFGARKEYAAINAAYYADREPEPAAGPNFHAWGAPSFERSLPSDFAPIRVAVVGTGPAGMYAAEDLLLHTNAEVTLVDRLPVAGGLVRYGVAPDHPGTKGVGETFARFHSHPRVRMHLGVEVGKDISAEELAVHHDAVIYAVGAGADRRLGIPGEDLPSSIAATSFVSWYNAHPEVAPESVDLSRAERVVVAGNGNVALDVARILVADPAGLAGTDIADHALAALRGSAVREVVLLGRRGPKDAACTSSELLALKHLPGVELVVDDHDPRIGPAIEEAAPGSAAAVLHGVRRERVDWSRTPAEGRRIVLRFHSAPVEIGGGDDVAGVRVTADGGEAEIPAQLFLRAIGYRGRAVPGLPFDEASGTVPHEGGRVAGLTGTYVVGWIKRGPSGGIGANRTCAAETVGTLLADAVAGALPSPAHPAKAFARLVRGRSRQVVDARGLAAIDRAERARGRDGGRPRVKFGTVPELVAASKGRR, from the coding sequence ATGACCTACGCCATCACCCAGACCTGCTGCAGCGATGCCACCTGTGTCGCCGTGTGCCCCGTCAACTGCATCCACCCGACGCCGGAGGAGCGGGACTTCGGCCGTACGGAGATGCTGTACGTCGACCCGCAGACCTGCATCGACTGCGGGGCCTGCGCCGACGCCTGCCCGGTGGACGCGATCTTCCCGGTGGACAGCCTCTTCGGGGCGCGCAAGGAGTACGCCGCCATCAACGCGGCGTACTACGCGGACCGGGAGCCGGAGCCCGCTGCCGGGCCCAACTTCCATGCCTGGGGCGCCCCTTCCTTCGAGCGGAGCCTGCCGTCGGACTTCGCGCCGATCCGGGTGGCGGTCGTCGGGACCGGGCCCGCCGGGATGTACGCCGCCGAGGATCTGCTGCTGCACACCAACGCCGAGGTGACCCTGGTCGACCGGCTGCCGGTGGCGGGCGGCCTCGTCCGGTACGGGGTGGCGCCGGACCACCCGGGCACGAAGGGGGTGGGTGAGACCTTCGCACGGTTCCACTCCCATCCCCGGGTACGGATGCACCTCGGGGTCGAGGTGGGCAAGGACATATCCGCCGAGGAGCTGGCGGTGCACCACGACGCGGTGATCTACGCGGTCGGGGCGGGCGCCGACCGCCGGCTCGGCATCCCGGGCGAGGACCTGCCGTCCAGCATCGCGGCCACCTCGTTCGTCTCCTGGTACAACGCGCACCCCGAGGTGGCACCGGAGTCCGTGGACCTGTCCCGGGCCGAGCGGGTGGTCGTCGCCGGGAACGGCAACGTGGCGCTCGACGTGGCGCGCATCCTCGTCGCGGACCCGGCCGGGCTCGCGGGCACCGACATCGCCGACCACGCGCTCGCGGCCCTGCGGGGTTCGGCGGTGCGCGAGGTCGTCCTGCTCGGCCGGCGCGGCCCAAAGGACGCCGCGTGCACCTCGTCCGAGCTGCTGGCGCTGAAGCATCTGCCGGGCGTGGAGCTGGTGGTGGACGACCACGATCCGCGCATCGGCCCCGCGATCGAGGAGGCGGCGCCCGGCAGCGCGGCGGCCGTGCTGCACGGGGTACGCCGGGAGCGCGTCGACTGGTCGCGCACCCCGGCCGAGGGGCGCCGCATCGTGCTCCGCTTCCACTCGGCGCCCGTGGAGATCGGCGGCGGGGACGATGTGGCGGGCGTACGGGTCACGGCGGACGGCGGCGAGGCGGAGATCCCGGCGCAGCTGTTCCTGCGGGCCATCGGGTACCGGGGCCGGGCGGTTCCCGGTCTGCCCTTCGACGAGGCGAGCGGCACCGTCCCGCACGAGGGCGGCCGGGTGGCGGGCCTGACCGGCACGTATGTCGTCGGGTGGATCAAGCGGGGGCCCTCCGGGGGCATCGGCGCGAACCGTACCTGCGCGGCGGAGACCGTGGGCACGCTGCTCGCGGACGCGGTGGCCGGCGCGCTCCCCTCCCCCGCCCACCCGGCCAAGGCGTTCGCCCGCCTGGTCCGGGGCCGCAGCCGTCAGGTGGTCGACGCGCGCGGCCTGGCCGCCATCGACCGGGCCGAGCGGGCACGCGGCCGGGACGGTGGACGGCCGAGGGTCAAGTTCGGCACGGTCCCGGAACTGGTCGCGGCCTCGAAGGGGCGTCGCTGA